The sequence below is a genomic window from Sorangiineae bacterium MSr12523.
CCACCACACCGAGCGTGGCGAATTGGTAGCACACGAATCCGAGTAGAAACGGCTGAATGGTCACGCGCCCCGGCTCGAAAATCCGACGAAGCGGCGGGCGTGCCAGGCCCCTGGCCGCACAATGAATGTGGACCGTCTGCGCGCTCGTCTTCACCCGCCCCTGGTCCAGGACGATTTCGTCACGCTCGATTCTGCGCACATGCCCCATCCGGACGACGTCGGTGATCCGCCGCAGCAGCGCGGCCTCGGCCTCGCCGACCGCAACACCGCGCCACATCGTCGGTACGACGTCGGGGTCGATACGTAGGAAGAGTCCCTCCGCTTCGAGGCGGTAAAGGAGCTCCTCCACCGTCGACGACTGCGCCATCGCCTCGAGCTGGATCGCGGCCCCGCGGTAGAATTCTGGAAGCAGCGTGAGTGGCTGCCGGAATCGGCGGTTGGTCCACCAGGAGTCGCGCGGCTTGATCCAGCGGATCATGCCAGGGTCGACCCCCTGCTCGAGCAGCCATACGCAGGCGTCGAGCGCGGTCTTTCCTCCACCGATGACGACGAAACGCTCGGCGCGTTCGACGATGTTGGCGATCTCGCCCGCGGGCACGCAGCGAACACCTTCGGCCACCTCGAACGGCGGAGGGCTCGTCGCGGGGATGCTCCCCTCGACGTACGTGGTGTCGACCAGCTTCCGCCGGACACGCGCCTGCCACGATTTCCCTGTCAGCTTGGAGACGAAGCGGTGCTCGCCGAGGTATTCGCTCAAAGGAAAGTATCGAACGCGCCCGGTGGGCAGAAAGTGGCGATGCATGACCCGCGCGAAATAGGCCCTTAGCTCGTCCGCGCCGGAGAGCTCGTAATAGCCCGCGTTGGTCCCGCTCACGTCGAGGGAATCGTTGCCGATGGGCACCGAGCTGACCCCGTAGAAGGCGGAAGGCTGGTGGAGACGCACGTACGGGTAGGCATTCAGCCAATGCCCGCCCGGTGCGTGGCGCCGATCCACGATGGTGACCGTTGCATCCGAGTGCGCGAGCAACGCATCGGTGAACGCCATCGCTGCCGCCCCCGCGCCGATAACGAGGTAATCCGTTTCGAGCTCTTGGTCTGTCACGACTCGAGAATATCCAAACATCGTATGCTCCGCCACTTCCCGTCAACGCCACGAGTCGTGGAGGCGAGATGCTCGTTCGAGCCACACGGTTGCTCCTGCCGACTTCAGGTACTTTTGAGCCAAGGTGAGAAGTGCATACGCTCCGCCGCGATGGCCGGAGGCACGACGCTCGGCGAGCGTCAGCAAGGCGATGCCGTGCTGGAGAACGTTGCCCGATTCACTGGCCAATTCACGAGTCGTCTCGATCTGGTGATCGCCAGCTGCACCGGAAAGCGTGGCCCCCAGCGCCCGCCGGGCCAAAATTTCGTCGAACGTGTTCGCGTGAACTGGACCGGTGGCCCGCGCCAGTGCGCGCTCGGCAGCCTCTCGAGCCGCCTCGCCATGGCCCAGCTTCTGCTCCAACCGGGAGAGGTAGACGAGTGCCAACGTCTCCATCCGAAAGTCGCGCTCATGCGAGGCCGCGATGGCCTTCGAGAGCGCGGCGCGCGCTGCATCGTAATCTTTGCGAAGTACCAAGAGACAACCGCGGTACACCTCGACGTAGAGTTTGAGCCAGTCATCGCCGGGCATGACCTT
It includes:
- a CDS encoding NAD(P)-binding protein gives rise to the protein MTDQELETDYLVIGAGAAAMAFTDALLAHSDATVTIVDRRHAPGGHWLNAYPYVRLHQPSAFYGVSSVPIGNDSLDVSGTNAGYYELSGADELRAYFARVMHRHFLPTGRVRYFPLSEYLGEHRFVSKLTGKSWQARVRRKLVDTTYVEGSIPATSPPPFEVAEGVRCVPAGEIANIVERAERFVVIGGGKTALDACVWLLEQGVDPGMIRWIKPRDSWWTNRRFRQPLTLLPEFYRGAAIQLEAMAQSSTVEELLYRLEAEGLFLRIDPDVVPTMWRGVAVGEAEAALLRRITDVVRMGHVRRIERDEIVLDQGRVKTSAQTVHIHCAARGLARPPLRRIFEPGRVTIQPFLLGFVCYQFATLGVVEATLASDEDKNRLCPSINFWDVNRDYLSAFLATLTHDRARKAYPTIANWAKTTRLNPLAGIAHLREDPRVIEASERIARVERTVIGNLKRLLDTSES